TCCTATTGCCAAAATACGCTTACCTTACTACTAATCACTACATACGCCCACCTTAATGAGCATTCGTTAAATTAGACTGTCCTCGAGCAGTTGCTGATCTTCATCGCATCACACTCCAGCTTCATTCTAATGCACCTTAGCGTCATGCTTCATGGATGAGAAGctttttgagcttttcTGTAGGTGCAAAGCCTTCACTCTCAACATCCATGGCGACCTGAAAAGAGCCTTTGAAATATCGCTTGTAACTCTGGTTCTGCGAAGTTTGATAGATTATTGTACAGTTCAGCGGATGCCTGATTAGATTTATTCAGTCCAGGCAAAAGATTCGCTGCCTCTTCCTGGCTTGGTGACGTTTTTATCGGATCTTTTAGCTTGAGATTCAGCTCAGTGACATCTCTCTTGTACAGAGTTCCTGCGACCTGTGAGCCGGAAGGATCGGCAATAAGCCCGTAGGCATTTTCCACTGCTTTGTTGAGGCTGGGATGCAGATTGTTTTCCATTAGGCCTTTAGTGAGGCTAGTCCTATTGTTCATTTTAACAGCCTCACATGATGCTTTGAGCTCATTAAGCAACGTTTGCTCTCGAAGCAGCTCTCTTTCGAGCCTCTCGGCATTCATTAATTCTTCTGCGTATCGATTCTGTATGAATTTTCTCTTGGAAACAATATACTCAATTTCAAGTTCTCTATCTGATATTCGTGACGGAAACTTCGATTTCTTAAGCTGgctcttgatcttggaaATGATATCATTCATGATGCTTTGTTTCTGTCTGAAAATCTTATCGACGTTTTCCGTATGCTCAATTGCTTGCAGTTCAGGTGTATACTTCTTGAGTACTTGTCGCAGTGAGGACTCGACATTTGtctcaagaagctggatcaCAGAGTTCACCATTGCTTTTGACGGCCTCCTCCATCTTTTGATCTCGTAATTCTTGGGTAGCTTCTCTCTGAATTCCTTCCGTATTACTCTCCTGAACTCCCAAGGATGCATGGGAGACGTGTCCTCTTCGCTATCAGGTTGTTTTCTTCGCTGGCTGTTAAATCGAACATGCTTCTGAATGGGAGAATGGACCAACGGCTGCGGTTGATGGACTTCACCGTCCAACTccgattcttcatctccctGGTAAAACAGTTGCTTTTGCTTGGGCTGTTCCAAAATATCCAATCGCAAAGCATCGCTATCGTGCACGCTCATACTGCTATCGTCATCTGAGCTTGGAAAATCTCCTCCACCGTTAACGGCATCTGTGAAACCATCATTAGCCGATTCCTCTAGGTCAATGCTAGGCGAATCGGTTGCCATACTCCATTTCGTAACTTTTCGTCTTGTGTTTATCATTTTGCCTGCTTTTTATGTTTACTTTGGCTACGGTTAAATCTCACAAGTCTTACTGATAACCTACATCACAAATAAATGATCTTGTTAAATTATCCATTATTTTATTATATTTATGCGTAATAATGACTAAGAAGACAGACTTGCTTGTTGCATCTCCTTTTGCGCAGATCTATCGTTCTCTTCGTCGTTGACAGTTGTTTTCACTGTATTAATTTCTGGTGAATATGCGTATCTTGATCTCTCTCTGATTCTGGCACCAAAGTAGTAGAAAAGATACGGAATGGCGACGCAGGCCAGGGAAATGAATGCCATCAATGTAGTGGCCCATTCATAGCCGAGTCTGTGATACATTTGGATGGTAAATAAAGGCACAGCACCACCCCACATCGATCTGACAAAAGTCTTGGCAGCCAGACCGGAAGCAGCATAATGCTGATAGGAATCGACAATGTAATTGTTCGCTGGGTTGTAAAGCATCAGGAACCCGAATCCACAAGCCATGCCGCTGAAAGCGGGTCCGGCCCAGGAGACATGGGGGAACGAAGACCAAGCATATGCAAACAAACCAATTGGCACGAACCAGGAACCGATCATCATGGGGATAAGTCTTAGCTCTGCTGGCGGTAACTCTCCTTTATCTAGGTATCTTTGAGCTCTCTTTAGGTAGTCCCTATTCAGAAGTGGCGAGATTGCCGTCGAGATAAGGACGCCGACCCCCAACGGGATGAACATCAAACTTGTCTTGATATCACCCCATTTTTTGCCCTCGCTGTAGACCATCGGATaagcgaagaagaacaTGTATAGCAGACCATAGATGATCGACATGTACAGGGTGATTAAGAAGACGATCAACTCAGTCAGCAAAATCACGGGTCTCAGCAAACTATCCTCTGTAATCTCTTTGAGCGATCTCACTTTGATTTCTGAGATGGCCCTAAAGGAGGGATCACCTGTAAGTTTCCGTAGCTTTTTTGACCTCCTCTTCAGAATGGTCTGGTGATGAGTCTCGGGTAGGAACATCACCAGCACTACGTACAGACAGCCACTGAAAATGATCATGAAATAGTACACCCAACGCCAGCCAGCCTTGACAGAGAGCAGAGATCCAACGATTGGGCCCATCACTGGACCAAGGAATGGAGCAGCAGAAAACAGGGACATAGCGACACCGCGCTCCTCGTTCCTCCACATATCACTCAAGGAGCCGCCGATCAAACACATCGGAGCAGAGAACGCAATCCCACCAAGGAATCTAAACGCCAGCAACGTACCAATGTTCTTGGCCACCGCACACGGGACGATAAACACAACAGCGACTAGCAAAGTAGTGTGGTACACCCAGTTACGTCCCAATTCTTCCGACAAAGGAGCAAAAAACAGCGGGCCAATACCAAAACCCCACACCATCAGCGAAACACATAGACACATCACCTCCATCGAGACACCGAAATGCTTTGCCGGTGATGTCATATCTCCGGTGATGACCGCAGACATCATCGCCACGTCGAAGCAGACCACACCGAGAAGTATCGTGATATTCCACTTCTGTCTCTTGTTCCAACAGCGCGGATCATCGCGGTCGTCCTCCACAAATTGCACTATGCGGAACCCTGTCTCGACGTCCACGGGATACTGCCACTTGTCCTCCGCATGAGTACCGGTATTCGGCGCCGCAACGAATTTCTCCGGACGCTCCTCATCTAACATCGGTTCCACGGGCCCCAGACCGTGAGTGTGAGTTTCATATCGTGATAGAACGCTTTCCACACCCTGCTTGTGCGAGTCTATAATATTCAAAACCTCCTGTCTATCCTCAGCGTTCCCACTCAACAACTGCGAGATCTGTGTCTGAGTCCGCGAGATGATCGAACCCCCATGCAGCCCATCGGCGTCCGAACTTCTACGCGACAGTTCTCTTTTATCATATAGTTCCTCTGGTTCATACGACTGAATTGAATGCGAATCATCATCGGTCATTTTCAACCTTCTTCATTAACCTTGATATACTTCCCACAAAACATTGCAAAGGAAAACTCCGACGATATTAGATCCGATGCCACCTATATATACGTCCCATTGAGTGAATTTACCAGAATATTCGTTAAACATACTGGCCATGACATGACGGTTAATACTCAATGCTACCTCGTCTTCTTActggatcttcttcgttcttATGAGCCGAGCAGGAACCCTCGGTGCTGGCAGGCGCCAGCCTGCCCTGAGCGGGCTGTCGCTAGACAGGGTTCTAGCACGGTTTCTGGCGGAACTCTGCGCAGGGCTCCTTCTAGCCGTAGGCGGAGACTGACAGCGCCGGGCTGAAAAAAATGCCTTCGGCTCTTAGATACGGGCCGAACTGCTGATGTATCTCAGGAACAACGAGCTAATAGGCGGCGGGAAACGTTTGCAGCCAGCAGAGTCAAGGGTCTTCAGGATGACAGTGCTGCTTGACAGCATGACAGTGTTCCATTTGTGACTCTCAAAGGTCTTGTGTTCTAGCAGAGCATTATCTGATCTGTGAAGGCCATGCCAGAGGTATCTTATCGTATCTGGATATTTGTTGAAAGGAGGCCGTCAGAACAAGCATGGACCGCTTGTCtattgatcttgaagagtAAATACGGAGTAAGCACGATCTTGGCTCAAGCTAGGGGGCTCTGATTTACGGGTTTCGATTAGCATCGAATTTCTCTGTGACGAGAGCTTTTTCATTGTGTGTGGTTAAAATAGCGCAATGAGGTCCTATTTTGAATTAGAAAATTCCAACAAATTGGAGGGCGTGTGGTCTAGTGGTATGATTCTCGCTTTGGGCGAATCTTCGGAACACCGGGGATGAAAACATACAAGCATGCGAGAGGCCCtgggttcaattcccagCTCGCCCCATTTTTTTGCTTTCCTGAATGTTGTATATCGTGTGTATACTGGCCGTGGTAATAACTGAGCGCAATATCTGGACGGTTTGCGTAACTATTGCATCATTCAAATACTATCTATTATATAATAAACACGTCGATGTTCAGTGTATTAAAAATCCTCATCAAAGGCGAAAGCGTCGCCTTCAGCGTCCTCTTTGGTGTTCTTGGCCATAACACCAGCCTTTTGATAGTCAGAGACTctcttttcgaagaagttGGTCTTACCGGCCAAAGAGATGTTTTCCATGAAATCAAAGGGGTTTGTCACTTTGAAGTATTTGGGGTTTCCAAAAGCCACCAGTAGTCTGTCAGCGACAAACTCGACATATTGATTCATGAGGTCGGCGTTCATACCTAGCAAAGAGACGGGCAATGCATCGATGAAGTATCTTTTCTCGATTTCGACGGCCTCGGTGATAATTCTTTCGATGATGGCAGGATCTggcttgttcttcaagtgAGCAAACAACAGACACGCGAAATCGGTGTGTAAACCCTCGTCTCTGCAGATCAGCTCGTTGGAGAAAGTCAACCCGGGCATTAGacccttcttcttcagccaGAAGATGGCAGCAAACGaaccagagaagaagataccTTCGATGGCGGCGAACGCCACCAATCTCTCTGCAAAGATGGACTCACTATCCTGGATCCATCTGATAGCCCACTCTGCCTTCTCCTTGATCTGGGGGATGTTTTCAATCGCATTGAAAAGGAAGTCGCTTTCCTTTGGGTCCTTGATGTAAGTGTCAATCAACAGCGAGTATGTCTCAGAGTGAATGTTCTCCATCATGATCTGGAACCCGTAGAAGCATTTCGCCTCCGGGATCTGCACTTCCGCACTGAAGTTCTCCACCAAATTCTCATTGACGATCCCGTCGGAGGCAGCGAAAAATGCAAGAACTCTCgagatgaagaatctctcGTTCTCGTTCATCCTGTTATTCCAGTCATGAATATCCTTTGAAAGATCGATTTCTTCCGCTGTCCAGAACGAAGCCTCTGCCCTCTTGTAAGCCTGCCAGATCTCATGGTACTTGATGGGAAACAGCACAAACCTACGCTTGTTCTCCACCAGCAACGGCTCATCCttttccatctctttcaacTTGTGACGATGCACATGGTGCGACTTCAGAAATGCCCGATGTTCTTGTGCTGCTTTCGAAAGTCTCAGTTgcagatcttcttcactcTCCTTGGATTCTGCAACACTCTCCAAAGTAGAGCCCAAATTCTTAGTGtccttcaattccaaaTCCGAGAGAGCGTGAGCCGCTACCTTAGATGGTGTCTCCTTAACCATTGTTTCTGTTGCGTAAAAGATGAAACGTGTCTATGATCTCTGACCTTAACACACGATCAAGTAAGAGACGGAAAGTGGATTCGATGATCTTCGAACAATTAACTTCTTGTCTCTTTTGAATACGACGGACCAGggtgaagaaaaaaaaaagggAATTCTGAGTTTAATTTATCTAAAAGAAAAAGTGGGCTACAAGAAAGAAGGGCACGACTGACTGGAAATCAGCCTTAGTAATTGCGATCTAACTTTGGATCACTCAAGACAATCAATCATTCGATCTCACTGAACGACTACAATAGGGTGGGAAGGGCTAGATGCGGGTGCTGCTAATACGCTTAGATTATCGTCATTTGTTTAAGGTTGTATATCCTCGCAGAGTCTGCTGCTAAGATAGTGCTGTTTTGAATAACAGGGCTGCTACGTAATAAAGAGGAATGGAAATCTGGTGATTTTCTCCCGGTCGTATATAGTCTTTTTCGTAATTAGCGATTGCGCGACGCGTCTTTTGAAGCGAAAAGAAACGGCGACGCGTAAACGAAATAATTGAACGCGTTATTTtgtctttcaaagaaatcaaaaaaAGATGGTTGCTAAGAGATTCGAACTCTTGCATCTTACGATACCTGAGAATTCCGAGGTGCACAGTTTTGCTGCACACAAGAATCGAACCGACTCTTGAATCAGGCGCCTTAGACCGCTCGGCCAAACAACCATATAATTTGATGCGAAGTTGAGAGTTCTACATTTCtacatcaagaactttcagATTCATAACACTCACCAACCGTGACGACAGACGTCCCATCTTCTGCCCAATAGATGTCCTGGCAAATGACGGGCTTTTCAAGGCTTTTAGACTTGTTATCGAGATAAACCGACTGACCAAGTTCAGGAAAGGAGTATGAATGGTTGCCACCTGACTGACCATCTTCACACTTACAGTTAACAAAACCAACGACGATGCGCAAAGCAAACCTTTATTCTTGAATTACTTAATGTCATCTCTAGCAATCATTGACGATGGAAAACCTAGCCGTGATATTAAATGGCTCTTCACCGCGTCATAAGATTTAAACGCAAGACATTGTATACAAAAGTTGGGCGATTTTTAACAGCTTGGCTTTCAGTTCCATTACGCTAACAATAATGCTCTCTGTGACACGAACGGGAATTTCTGCTTGCTGCTCCGACATTGCGCTCGCGAATCTCGACGCGTTCAAGGCTTCCGATCCTGGCAGACATCGGCAGAGGGATATCAAGGTATGGTCGCAGCACGCTTGTGTGTGATTTCAAGCAGGTAACGGCGTTTTAGCTAGCTGCATCACAGCTGCTCACCGAGGAAATCTGTTAGCGATTCTAAATTAAGCGACGCATTGATCATCTCTCGTTTTTAGAAAAAGCACATGTGTATCTCCTTCACCTGGGCACCTGGAGCTGCTCTGATAATCGAAGGGATCTAGCGCTACAACAATGGCTGAGGACATGACAGAAACCTCTTGTTCGATCGGGGAGCTCTGTGTTTAcagagctttcaaaggaCGTTGCCCGCTCTGCCCTGCTACCTCACGCTCAAGGAATTTTGTCACAGCGAGATTTTCCCTTGCAAAGTGGTGTCAGATAGAATTTAGTGAGAAGCCTCCCGCCTCAGGTCCCATCCAGTTGCCTTTAAATTATACAACTGATGTCGAGCTCatctttttcttcaacaaatgTTTCTTCTGGCTGAACTCCAATGACTTTTGAAAGTTAAAAATCCCTCCGAGACCTTCGCACTCTTTTATGTCTTCGAATATactcttgaagctgtttGGTAGCCATCCCCCAACGATATGTGTCCATTTCACGCCGTGCACAATGGCATTCCAATTACTTAGTGAATAGGGAAACTacgtcttcatcgtctaTCTTGTGGTTTAGTCCACACTTTTGCGGTGAATGCTTTGCAGAAGATCCCCATACTAACGCATActtgaatttctccttgaaaTCTCTATGGATACTATGGCACAGGTCGCCGATTGTAGAATTGTTTCTCACAACGAGCGGATCGCTGAAATCTGGCTTGATGCCTCTTTTCTTGGTATAAACACGGCTCAAGTTCAACTGGTACCATATCTCCTCGACAACGTCGTCCAGGCCGAGATCCATCTCACACGACATCACCACTGTGTTCGGCTCTCTGGCCAGTCGGTCCACCTCCTCCAGGGACACGGCATCTATCTTGTTGTATACGTACAGACACCTGATGTAGTTGCAGTGCTGTTCATTTAAGACGTCGATGAAATCGTCGATGGTGCACTGATCATCTCTGACCAGCACTTCCGCATTGTGAATCTTGTAGTCCTTAAGAAGCAGCTTGATTGCGTCTTCAGTTAGATTGCTACGTGTTGGCGATGTGAAAGTTATTTTGATACCACCTGTCTCctttttcttgaagtaaaTGTTGGGCTTCTCCTTGTTCAACCTGATACCGACGGCctcaagttctttctccagaGAAGCCCGCTGATGCTCACTTTTCGTAGCATCAAGGATCATGATGATCAAATCTGCAGTTCTCGCAGTCGAAACCACCTGTCTACCGCGTCCCGCACCTTGCGAAGCTCCGTATATGATACCAGGTAAATCCACAATCTGTATTTCCGCACCTTGATACTTCAACACACCAGGAACAGAGGTTAACGTCGTGAACGCATAATGAGCAATCTCAGACTTGGTTGTCGTAATCTTACCCAAAAGCGATGATTTACCCACAGAAGGATAGCCGATCAGTACCGCCCTTGCATCCCCGGATTTCGCTACTTCAAATCCAGTACCACCACCACGGCCAGTTCCAGCTTCATCAGCCAACAACTGCTGCCTGTAACGAGCCAGTTTACCTTTCAGTAAACCCAGATGGTGCTCTGTAGCTTTATTCTTTTGCGTACGGGCCATCTCCTCCTCGATGGCACGAATCTTGTCAACAACTCCCATTTTTGATGTGATTTCACGGTCCAACGAACGATAAGTGACAAATTCACCGCAATCTATGGCGTTTATTCTTGCTCATCGAGCCAATATACCAACTTTTCACTATAGATAGTCTAAATTTCAGCCTGCTTGCCACAACGTACACGATGATCTAAATCTCAGCCTTTAAAGTTGCCAGAGCCAGCTCAATTGACCATACTTAATCCACTATGGAGGGCAGCCATACCGGTTGAAGCTGCTGGCAGCGGTCGGGGCGTTAAATGTGTGTCCCCAAATGGCTTGAGATGTGTAACCACAGTCAAGTGCAAACGGTTGCGTCGGGATGACGTTGACGGGGTCGAATTGTCCACGTATTCGGTCTGGGGTAATCAAGTTTCCCACTGGGAATGGTCCATATTGGTGTACGTTCTAAGCAACCTGTTCAAGTCTTGGATGGTTCGCTCACTTTGGCCGTCTGTTTTGGGATGGGttcgaagatgacatcGCGAGCTCTATAGCACCTCGAGCGTCCAGTGTTTTCCGACATGGTATGGAGTGGGCtctcttcgagaatctggatACAACAACTAGGATCTGTCGTGTCCCTGGGATGTGCGCGGGAGGTCCGTCGCGAAGTCCATGGAGATGTCCAGCCATCGCCCTTCTGGAATGGGCACTGGTAATAGCAGTCCTTGTTTATGCTGTCGAGAGTTTTTCATAATCTGACAATGCAGGCAACTTTTGACGTATCTTCGGACTGATGACAACATCTTTGGCCAATAGAACTTTTCAGCTATTTTACCATAGGTGATTGACTCACCATAGTGTCCGCCAAAAAGTGCATGGTAATGGTAAACTTCTAGGACCTCGTGGATTCTGGCATTTGGTACACAGTAACGCTTGTCATAGCGCAATACGGTCTTTGTATTAAATTAACCCATTGGTCAAGGAATATTTGCATGGAAAGGTTTCCGACAGtaagaatttcttctggtaACTTTGGAAAGCGGACATATCCTGGGCTCTAACGTTGTGTCTCGTTAATTCTTTCATGTGGATTAGAGCAGCACTACATAGTGGGTCGGATTATAATCCAATTTCCATTGTTCCAGATTCAGAGAGGCCGGCAGTTCAGATGCTACAACGTGTACCGCACGGGAGATGGCATCTGCAACTACGTTCTCAGGACCTGCGAGATGTTCTAGGGTGAACTCATAGGTGGGTAGGTCATCTCTTTCGGGTATGCTTCCGGGCGAAATATAAACATCTTTAGGTGTTGGACGTTAATAACTCTATGCGCCTTTTTGTGGGAGTCTACATGACAACGCATATGAGCTTGATTTAGATTTCTTAAAGAAGGCGCATAGGGTTATTAACGTACGAAATTCACTTATCGTCCAGATGCATACCCGAAAGAGAGACCTAGAAATTCATTTGAACGCATTCAGAGAGCCAGTGAGGTTATAGCGCTTGTTGGAATTCATACTACGCATCACGCATCATGGTTACTTATGTCGTATGCGGGACGTTGACCCGACAATAACAGTCGAATATTCCGAACTGGAGTTCGCCGAGGTCCCTGACAACATACGCAAGTCCGTGCTTGCCAACTTCAGGCAACTCTATGAATCTCAAGGGAACCCCGGGGGGAGAAGATGTTGTATCTAGAGCT
The sequence above is drawn from the Torulaspora globosa chromosome 5, complete sequence genome and encodes:
- the OKP1 gene encoding Okp1p (ancestral locus Anc_5.181), coding for MINTRRKVTKWSMATDSPSIDLEESANDGFTDAVNGGGDFPSSDDDSSMSVHDSDALRLDILEQPKQKQLFYQGDEESELDGEVHQPQPLVHSPIQKHVRFNSQRRKQPDSEEDTSPMHPWEFRRVIRKEFREKLPKNYEIKRWRRPSKAMVNSVIQLLETNVESSLRQVLKKYTPELQAIEHTENVDKIFRQKQSIMNDIISKIKSQLKKSKFPSRISDRELEIEYIVSKRKFIQNRYAEELMNAERLERELLREQTLLNELKASCEAVKMNNRTSLTKGLMENNLHPSLNKAVENAYGLIADPSGSQVAGTLYKRDVTELNLKLKDPIKTSPSQEEAANLLPGLNKSNQASAELYNNLSNFAEPELQAIFQRLFSGRHGC
- a CDS encoding MFS transporter (ancestral locus Anc_5.180); its protein translation is MTDDDSHSIQSYEPEELYDKRELSRRSSDADGLHGGSIISRTQTQISQLLSGNAEDRQEVLNIIDSHKQGVESVLSRYETHTHGLGPVEPMLDEERPEKFVAAPNTGTHAEDKWQYPVDVETGFRIVQFVEDDRDDPRCWNKRQKWNITILLGVVCFDVAMMSAVITGDMTSPAKHFGVSMEVMCLCVSLMVWGFGIGPLFFAPLSEELGRNWVYHTTLLVAVVFIVPCAVAKNIGTLLAFRFLGGIAFSAPMCLIGGSLSDMWRNEERGVAMSLFSAAPFLGPVMGPIVGSLLSVKAGWRWVYYFMIIFSGCLYVVLVMFLPETHHQTILKRRSKKLRKLTGDPSFRAISEIKVRSLKEITEDSLLRPVILLTELIVFLITLYMSIIYGLLYMFFFAYPMVYSEGKKWGDIKTSLMFIPLGVGVLISTAISPLLNRDYLKRAQRYLDKGELPPAELRLIPMMIGSWFVPIGLFAYAWSSFPHVSWAGPAFSGMACGFGFLMLYNPANNYIVDSYQHYAASGLAAKTFVRSMWGGAVPLFTIQMYHRLGYEWATTLMAFISLACVAIPYLFYYFGARIRERSRYAYSPEINTVKTTVNDEENDRSAQKEMQQASLSS
- the RNR4 gene encoding ribonucleotide-diphosphate reductase subunit RNR4 (ancestral locus Anc_5.179) yields the protein MVKETPSKVAAHALSDLELKDTKNLGSTLESVAESKESEEDLQLRLSKAAQEHRAFLKSHHVHRHKLKEMEKDEPLLVENKRRFVLFPIKYHEIWQAYKRAEASFWTAEEIDLSKDIHDWNNRMNENERFFISRVLAFFAASDGIVNENLVENFSAEVQIPEAKCFYGFQIMMENIHSETYSLLIDTYIKDPKESDFLFNAIENIPQIKEKAEWAIRWIQDSESIFAERLVAFAAIEGIFFSGSFAAIFWLKKKGLMPGLTFSNELICRDEGLHTDFACLLFAHLKNKPDPAIIERIITEAVEIEKRYFIDALPVSLLGMNADLMNQYVEFVADRLLVAFGNPKYFKVTNPFDFMENISLAGKTNFFEKRVSDYQKAGVMAKNTKEDAEGDAFAFDEDF
- the RBG2 gene encoding Rbg2p (ancestral locus Anc_5.178), with translation MGVVDKIRAIEEEMARTQKNKATEHHLGLLKGKLARYRQQLLADEAGTGRGGGTGFEVAKSGDARAVLIGYPSVGKSSLLGKITTTKSEIAHYAFTTLTSVPGVLKYQGAEIQIVDLPGIIYGASQGAGRGRQVVSTARTADLIIMILDATKSEHQRASLEKELEAVGIRLNKEKPNIYFKKKETGGIKITFTSPTRSNLTEDAIKLLLKDYKIHNAEVLVRDDQCTIDDFIDVLNEQHCNYIRCLYVYNKIDAVSLEEVDRLAREPNTVVMSCEMDLGLDDVVEEIWYQLNLSRVYTKKRGIKPDFSDPLVVRNNSTIGDLCHSIHRDFKEKFKYALVWGSSAKHSPQKCGLNHKIDDEDVVSLFTK